A section of the Triticum dicoccoides isolate Atlit2015 ecotype Zavitan chromosome 7A, WEW_v2.0, whole genome shotgun sequence genome encodes:
- the LOC119333296 gene encoding uncharacterized protein LOC119333296: protein MIQEHADYKSLDPADILERLNTHEFQLAEKRDLYGSSYGRSRALKAKAVSESEDEDSNSSLGDPEELSHDLALLVKNFQKFSRRGRLGRPSRSNDSSSSDYKRRLCHKCKKPGHYIQDCPRREKESKKKKYKDYSSDDAKKKKKSSKSSSSKSSKPSHHKKSSSKKARAFIGKEMDSEAKSEENEEEESSEESKSGVARLALATAFVSKSIFNTEENNFTNKVDEGDDDYAPTYCFMAKGAKVLKYTSSESSENESDENLKPSYSKLAKIVV, encoded by the exons atgatacaagaacatgctgattacaagtcacttgatcccgctgatattctcgagaggctaaatactcatgagttccaacttgctgaaaagagagatctctatggttcaagctatggcagatcacgtgcactaaaggccaaggcagtatctgagtccgaagatgaagactctaatagcagccttggtgatcctgaagaactgagccatgatctggctctgctcgtgaagaatttccaaaagttctcaagacgtggtcgccttggaaggccctcaaggagcaatgattcgtcatcaagtgactacaagaggaggctctgccacaaatgcaagaagcctggtcattacattcaagactgtcctcgacgggaaaaggaatcaaagaagaagaaatacaaggattacagttctgatgatgcgaagaaaaagaagaaatcctcaaaatcttcatcatcaaaatcctcaaagccttcacatcacaagaagagcagctccaagaaggccagggcattcattggcaaggaaatggactctgaggctaaatctgaagaaaatgaggaagaggagtcatctgaggagtccaaatccggagtggcgaggctagctcttgctactgcattcgtcagcaagtctatcttcaacactgaagaaaataacTTCACCAACAAAGttgatgaaggggatgatgactacgctcccacctactgcttcatggcaaagggtgccaaggtactcaaatatacctcatctgaatcaagtgagaatgaatctgatgaaaatcttaagcccagctattctaaacttgctaagattgtt GTTTga